Proteins co-encoded in one Gossypium arboreum isolate Shixiya-1 chromosome 11, ASM2569848v2, whole genome shotgun sequence genomic window:
- the LOC108473776 gene encoding uncharacterized protein LOC108473776, translating to MATQEDDEDYINPPEMILPDEEDEGKSLTMLGDGAVTQQHCIRSIESTVVIRQLPSEGISFQLWPAATTLVMLLENHRRYPNKNLLTDLFTSGGNDDRKLKILELGSGTGLVGISAAVMFGANVTVTDLPQVVPNLQFNVEANADVVARKGGTVNVAPLRWGEDDDVKVIGREFDIVLASDVVYHAHLFEPLIETLRFLLNGCEKMAFIMAHSRRWKKESVFFKKANKFFDVETIHTEPPKEGSRLGVVVYVFLGKKLKC from the coding sequence ATGGCTACACAAGAAGACGATGAAGACTATATAAATCCCCCTGAAATGATCTTGCCTGATGAAGAAGATGAAGGGAAAAGCCTTACCATGCTAGGTGACGGTGCAGTGACGCAACAACATTGTATCCGTTCGATCGAGTCAACGGTGGTGATTAGGCAGCTTCCTTCGGAAGGGATTTCTTTCCAGCTTTGGCCAGCCGCTACGACGCTTGTTATGCTCCTTGAAAACCACCGCCGTTACCCCAACAAAAACCTCCTAACCGATTTGTTCACCAGTGGAGGTAATGATGATCGGAAACTGAAAATCCTTGAGCTAGGGTCCGGTACTGGGCTCGTCGGAATTTCCGCAGCCGTCATGTTCGGAGCTAATGTGACGGTGACAGACTTGCCACAAGTCGTCCCCAACCTTCAATTCAACGTTGAAGCGAACGCTGACGTAGTAGCTCGAAAAGGTGGGACCGTCAACGTGGCTCCATTGAGGTGGGGAGAGGATGATGACGTGAAGGTTATTGGGCGGGAATTTGATATTGTTTTGGCCTCCGACGTGGTTTATCATGCTCATTTGTTCGAGCCGTTGATCGAAACGCTACGTTTTCTGTTGAACGGATGTGAAAAGATGGCTTTCATTATGGCTCACTCGAGAAGGTGGAAAAAGGAATCTGTATTTTTCAAGAAAGCGAACAAGTTTTTTGATGTCGAAACCATACACACTGAACCTCCGAAGGAGGGATCTAGACTTGGAGTAGTTGTTTATGTCTTCCTTGGGAAAAAGCTAAAATGTTAA
- the LOC108473774 gene encoding vacuolar sorting protein 39-like → MVHSAYDSFQLITDCPTKIDAIESYGSKLLLGCSDGSLRIYVSDSSGADRSPPSDPHALRKEPYALERTVAGFSKKPLISMEVLESRELLLSLSESIAFHRLPNLETIAVITKAKGANVYSWDDRRGFLCFARQKRVCIFRHDGGRGFVEVKDFGVPDTVKSMSWCGENICVGIRREYMILNATNGALSEVFSSGKIAPPLVVALPSGELILGKENIGVFVDQNGKLLQADRICWSEAPTVVVIQKPYAIALFPRRVEIRSLRVPYPLIQTIVLPGARRLTKSNNAVVVALEKSVYGLFPVPLGAQIVQLTASGNFEEALALCKLLPPEDASLRAAKEGSIHIRYAHYLFDNGCYEEAMEHFLASQVDITYVLSLYQSIVLPKTTAVPEPEKLVDLSLDAPQLSRGSSGMSDDLETFLPQLSESDENSALEFKKMSHNTLMALIKFLQKKRYIIVEKAAAEGTEEVVLDAVGDSFTSSRFKKSNKGRGNVPINSAAREMAAILDTALLQALLLTGQSSAAVELLKGLNYCDAKICEEILHKGHHYAALLELYRSNSMHREALTLLHQLVEESKSNQLQAEPIQKFSPESIIEYLKPLCGTDPMLVLEFSMLVLESCPTQTIELFLSGNIPADLVNSYLKQHAPNMQGRYLELMLAMNENGISGNLQNEMVQIYLSEVLEWYSELSAQQIWDEKAYSPTRKKLLSALESISGYSPEALLKRLPPDALFEERAILLGKMNQHELALSLYVHKLNVPELALAYCDRVYESSVHQPPAKSSGNIYLTLLQIYLNPQKTTKNFEKRITNLVSSPNVSIPKISSATSFKGKGGRKKIASIEGAEDMRISPSNTDSSRSDGDADAEESNEEGASSIMLDQVLDLLSRRWDRINGAQALRLLPRETKLQNLLPFLGPLLKKSSEAYRNFSVIKSLRQSENLQMKDELYNQRKAVVKISSDSMCSLCNKKLGTSVFAVYPNGTTLVHFVCFRDSQSMKAVSKVSQLRKR, encoded by the exons ATGGTGCACAGCGCCTATGATTCCTTCCAGCTCATCACCGATTGTCCCACTAAGATCGACGCCATCGAATCCTACGGCTCGAAGCTGCTGCTGGGCTGCTCCGATGGTTCTCTTCGAATCTACGTTTCTGATTCCTCCGGCGCTGACCGATCTCCACCGTCCGACCCGCACGCGTTGCGGAAGGAACCTTACGCGCTGGAGAGAACCGTTGCAGGGTTTTCAAAGAAGCCTCTGATTTCAATGGAAGTACTGGAATCGAGAGAGCTACTGTTATCACTCTCTGAATCGATCGCGTTTCATCGGCTCCCCAATTTAGAGACCATTGCTGTGATCACCAAAGCTAAAGGCGCTAATGTCTACTCTTGGGATGACCGTAGAGGTTTTCTTTGCTTTGCTAGGCAAAAGAGAGTCTGTATTTTCAGGCACGACG GAGGACGAGGGTTCGTGGAGGTGAAAGATTTTGGTGTACCAGATACTGTAAAGTCAATGTCATGGTGTGGTGAGAACATATGTGTAGGTATTAGAAGGGAATACATGATATTAAATGCCACAAATGGTGCGTTGTCAGAGGTGTTTTCTTCGGGGAAGATAGCACCACCTTTGGTCGTTGCTCTTCCCTCTGGGGAACTTATTCTTGGGAAG GAAAATATTGGTGTCTTTGTGGATCAAAATGGAAAGCTTCTTCAAGCTGATAGGATATGTTGGTCAGAAGCTCCTACTGTTGTTGTCATTCAGAAACCATATGCTATCGCTCTATTTCCTAGGCGTGTTGAG ATTCGCTCTCTTCGAGTTCCTTATCCATTGATACAGACAATTGTACTCCCCGGTGCTCGTCGTCTTACAAAAAGTAACAATGCCGTTGTTGTAGCCTTAGAAAAATCTGTTTATGGACTCTTTCCTGTTCCTCTTGGTGCACAG ATTGTCCAATTAACAGCATCTGGAAATTTTGAAGAAGCACTGGCCTTGTGTAAGCTGCTTCCACCTGAAGATGCAAGTCTTAGAGCTGCAAAGGAGGGCTCAATTCATATAAG ATACGCTCATTATCTTTTTGACAATGGGTGCTATGAGGAAGCAATGGAGCACTTTTTGGCATCTCAAGTGGATATTACTTATGTTCTTTCTTTGTATCAGTCCATTGTTCTTCCCAAAACAACTGCAGTTCCAGAGCCCGAGAAGCTGGTGGACCTTTCTCTGGACGCTCCACAACTTTCACGAGGTTCATCTGGAATGTCAGATGATCTGGAAACCTTCCTTCCACAACTATCGGAGTCTGATGAGAATTCTGCACTTGAGTTCAAGAAAATGAGCCATAATACTCTTATGGCTCTTATTAAGTTCCTACAGAAGAAGAGATACATTATTGTAGAGAAGGCTGCTGCTGAGGGAACTGAAGAGGTAGTTTTAGATGCTGTTGGGGATAGTTTTACATCGTCAAGGTTTAAGAAATCAAATAAG GGGCGTGGTAATGTTCCAATTAACTCAGCTGCTAGGGAGATGGCAGCTATACTGGATACAGCCCTCCTCCAAGCTCTGCTTCTTACTGGACAATCCTCAGCAGCTGTTGAATTGCTGAAAGGTCTTAACTATTGTGATGCAAAAATATGTGAGGAGATCCTTCATAAAGGGCATCATTATGCAGCTCTTTTAGAACTTTACAGAAGCAACTCCATGCATCGGGAGGCTCTAACACTTCTACATCAATTAGTAGAAGAGTCAAAATCAAACCAATTGCAGGCTGAACCCATCCAAAAGTTCAGTCCTGAGTCAATTATTGAATACCTCAAG CCTCTTTGTGGCACTGATCCCATGCTTGTACTTGAGTTCTCAATGCTTGTTCTTGAAAGCTGTCCAACACAAACCATTGAGCTTTTTTTGTCTGGAAATATTCCAGCAGACTTGGTCAACTCTTACTTGAAGCAGCATGCTCCAAACATGCAGGGCAGGTACTTGGAGCTTATGCTTGCCATGAATGAAAATGGGATCTCAGGGAATCTGCAAAATGAAATG GTACAAATCTATCTCTCTGAAGTACTTGAATGGTATTCAGAACTAAGTGCTCAACAGATATGGGATGAGAAGGCTTATTCTCCAACCAGGAAGAAACTATTGTCTGCATTGGAAAGCATCTCAGGATACAGTCCTGAGGCTTTGTTGAAACGTCTTCCTCCAGATGCTCTATTTGAAGAGCGTGCGATTCTgttgggaaaaatgaaccaacaTGAGCTTGCTCTATCACTATATGTTCATAAG CTTAATGTACCTGAACTGGCACTGGCCTATTGCGATCGGGTTTATGAGTCATCTGTTCATCAACCACCAGCAAAATCTTCTGGCAATATATACCTCACTCTGTTACAGATATATCTGAATCCTCAAAAGAcaaccaagaactttgaaaagAGAATTACAAATTTAGTATCATCCCCAAACGTAAGCATCCCGAAGATTAGTTCAGCAACTTCATTTAAAGGTAAAGGGGGACGAAAGAAAATTGCCTCAATAGAAGGTGCAGAAGATATGCGTATTAGTCCCAGTAACACTGATAGTAGTAGGAGTGATGGTGATGCTGATGCTGAAGAATCTAATGAGGAAGGAGCTTCTTCTATCATGCTTGATCAGGTACTTGATCTTTTGAGCCGAAGGTGGGATAGAATCAATGGAGCTCAGGCACTTAGACTGTTACCCAGGGAGACTAAACTACAG AACTTGCTTCCATTTCTTGGACCTCTTCTGAAAAAATCCAGTGAAGCATACAGGAACTTCTCTGTTATCAAGAGCTTGAGGCAGAGTGAAAACCTACAG ATGAAGGATGAACTCTACAACCAACGAAAAGCTGTAGTGAAGATATCGAGTGACAGTATGTGCTCTCTCTGCAACAAGAAACTGGGAACAAGTGTATTTGCCGTTTATCCAAATGGGACAACACTGGTCCACTTTGTTTGTTTTAGAGATTCACAAAGTATGAAAGCAGTATCCAAAGTCTCACAACTAAGGAAGCGATGA